A single window of Vicia villosa cultivar HV-30 ecotype Madison, WI unplaced genomic scaffold, Vvil1.0 ctg.000029F_1_1_3, whole genome shotgun sequence DNA harbors:
- the LOC131622377 gene encoding uncharacterized protein LOC131622377: protein MEQWKNVAFSKEEEEGVVVAEEEVCEEESFQTTLAGRLWMDSSYNVRAFKSTMINAWRLKNHVEIQDLSKNLFLFKFASKRDLESVLKNGPWSFDRALLVLKRVSGEEQPSDLNMHFSPFWVRIYELPLMLRSEAMARKIGSIIGTFEEMDTREACRNGRFLRIKVTVDLKLPLKRGTMVKFKEKNLRVHFKYERLPTFCFVCGRIGHQLKDCESLEELTEAGFEELEEQDLSYGQWLRASPLPKMSDQVKKKESSSGNCSKSLFNAPSSQSRCEPKEKGLLEDNEVQQAQEGGDPKRLVSVNSK from the coding sequence ATGGAGCAGTGGAAAAATGTAGCCTtttccaaagaggaagaggaaggtgTGGTGGTGGCGGAGGAGGAAGTGTGCGAGGAAGAATCTTTTCAGACGACCTTAGCGGGTAGACTCTGGATGGATAGCAGTTACAACGTGAGAGCATTTAAGAGTACTATGATTAATGCTTGGAGATTGAAGAACCATGTTGAAATCCAGGATCTCAGCAAAAACCTCTTCTTGTTCAAGTTTGCATCGAAGAGGGATTTGGAGTCGGTTCTAAAGAATGGACCTTGGAGTTTCGACAGAGCTCTGTTAGTCTTGAAGAGAGTTTCAGGTGAAGAGCAGCCGTCAGATCTGAATATGCATTTTAGCCCTTTCTGGGTTAGAATCTACGAACTCCCGTTGATGCTCCGATCTGAGGCCATGGCAAGAAAGATTGGGTCTATCATCGGTACTTTCGAAGAGATggatacaagagaagcatgcaggAACGGGCGTTTTCTGAGAATCAAAGTTACGGTGGACCTAAAACTACCTCTGAAAAGAGGAACAATGGTTAAATTCAAAGAGAAGAACCTGCGGGTGCATTTCAAATATGAGAGGTTACCAACCTTTTGTTTCGTCTGTGGGAGGATCGGACACCAGCTGAAAGATTGTGAGTCACTGGAGGAGCTAACTGAAGCGGGTTTTGAGGAGCTGGAGGAGCAGGATTTATCCTATGGACAATGGTTAAGAGCTTCACCGTTACCCAAGATGAGTGATCAAGTGAAGAAGAAGGAGTCCAGTTCTGGGAATTGCAGCAAGAGTTTGTTCAATGCCCCATCCAGTCAGAGTAGATGTGAACCGAAAGAGAAAGGCTTGCTGGAGGACAATGAAGTGCAACAAGCTCAGGAGGGTGGAGATCCAAAGAGGCTGGTTTCAGTGAACTCAAAGTAA